In Brachypodium distachyon strain Bd21 chromosome 2, Brachypodium_distachyon_v3.0, whole genome shotgun sequence, one genomic interval encodes:
- the LOC100833874 gene encoding auxin-responsive protein IAA3: MSPPVELDYIGLSAAAGGRADDDLKGTELRLGLPGCESPERRPAAAATTLELLPAKGAKRVFADEVAPPAAAGKGKEKAGDEKDKKHAAPPQPAAKAQVVGWPPIRSYRKNTMATTNNQLKNSKEDSDAKQEQGFLYVKVSMDGAPYLRKIDLKTYENYKDLSLGLEKMFIGFSTGKDSVSENRKDGEYVLTYEDKDGDWMLVGDVPWEMFTESCRRLRVMKGSDAVGLAPRAGDKSKNKN; encoded by the exons ATGTCGCCGCCTGTCGAGCTCGACTACATAGGcctctcggccgccgccggcggccgcgcggaCGACGACCTGAAGGGCAccgagctccgcctcggccTCCCCGGCTGCGAGTCGCCGGAGcgccgcccggccgccgccgcaactaCCCTGGAGCTTCTGCCCGCCAAGGGCGCCAAGCGCGTGTTCGCTGACGAGGTCGCGCCCCCTGCCGCCGCAGGGAAGGGCAAGGAGAAGGCCGGGGACGAGAAGGACAAGAAgcacgccgcgccgccgcagccggctGCGAA GGCTCAGGTGGTGGGATGGCCACCAATCCGCAGCTACCGCAAGAACACGATGGCAACCACCAACAACCAGCTGAAGAACAGCAAGGAGGATTCTGACGCGAAGCAGGAGCAGGGGTTTCTGTATGTCAAGGTCAGCATGGATGGTGCGCCCTACCTGAGGAAGATCGACCTCAAGACATACGAGAACTACAAGGACCTGTCTTTGGGGCTTGAGAAAATGTTCATTGGCTTCAGCACCG GGAAGGATAGTGTGTCCGAGAACAGAAAGGATGGTGAATATGTGTTGACTTACGAAGACAAGGATGGAGACTGGATGCTGGTTGGTGATGTTCCATGGGA GATGTTTACTGAATCTTGCCGAAGGCTCAGGGTCATGAAAGGTTCAGATGCAGTTGGACTTG CTCCAAGAGCAGGGGATAAGTCCAAGAATAAGAACTGA